A segment of the Candidatus Pelagisphaera phototrophica genome:
AATTGGCGCTTAAGTTTTAGGCGAATTCAAATCTGTCGCATAGCTCACCCAAACGGGATACCGTATTGGCGTCCTCCGCCGTAGATCCATTCGCACATGCAAAATGAGCGGCCATCCAGCCAGCATTTCGGGCTCCGAGAACATCCTGATTGTAGTGGTCTCCTACGTGGAGAATATTGCCTGGCTTAATGCTTAGAGAGTTGGCCGCAAAATCAAAAATGCCTCGGTCTGGTTTTTCGGATCCGATCTCGCACGAAATGAAGAGGTAGGAAAATCGGTCCTGTAACCCGTGGTCGAGGAGAACGGATCGAACGCGTGCGTCCCAATTCGTTAGCAACACGAATGGGGTTCCCTGGCCGTCTAGAAAGTCGAAGATATCGAATGCCCCTTCGTTTAGTCTCCATCGGCTTCCTTTAGCAAACTCCTGCCATAGCTCTGCGAATACGGTCTCGAAATTATCGGGCAGCGAAGTTAGCCGCCGGATTGATTCTGCAACCACCGTTTTCCAATAGGCACGTTCACGAATTTCAGGTTCGAGGATGGAGGGGTCTTTTTTGACCTTTTTGAACGAAGCTTGGAAGGCCTGCTCCAATTGGTGGGAATCGAGCACTAGCTCGTGTGCCGCGAGCACCTCTTGGTAAATTACTCCGACCGAAGGCTTGGGAAAAAGGAGTGTTCCCGCGGCGTCGAACGAAATCGCTTCAACGAGGTTGGACACGATCAAAGTTCCCCCAATTTTCGTAGCAGGTCGTAGGAGTAGATTCCGGTGTTGTGCCCGTCGGAGAAATGAAATCGAAAGGCGTAGCTGCCAACCGGAGTCCACGATTCGATTTCGACTTGCGAGTGGTCCTTCCCTGCCTCGCCGCCATATTGCGTGCCAAAGATGTCCTTTTCCCCAGACACTGAAGCGCTGGGAGAATTGGCCCGGAGTTTAGGCGAGTCGATGTAGCTCTCTTTGCCATCTTCCCAAGCGATCGCTAGTTCGGAACCAATCAGCTGCATGTTTTTTGGTGGAATCATTTTCAGGAAACTAAGACTTGAATTTAGATTTTCAATGCCGGGCTTGATATCGTAACGCGGAAATTAGGGACTAATTCCTTTGATCCCCTCTAGATTCCGCGGTTTGGAAACCGGGCGGTAAAAAGCCCGCTAAACGAAGCCCCGTTCGAAAAATGTTCATACTTAAGATGGGTCAAGGTGGCGAAATATTTTGACAAGGTGGGGAGAAATGGGGAGTTTTGGGGGAATTATTTAGGAACCTCATAAAATTCACCCATGTCATCCCACACCAGAACGATCTACGTTGGCCAACACCAGCGTAACTTGGATTCGAAGAGTCGCTTAGCGATTCCTTCGAAGTGGCGATTTGATGGAGATTCAGATGATGGATATTTGGCACTGCCTGATCCCAGTGGTTGCATTCTGGTACTTCCGCCGCAGCAGGCGGCGAAGCTGTACGATAAAATTGAAGCGCAGCAGCTAAGTGACGAGGACGCTCAGGAGTTGCAGGATAAAGTATTTTCACAAGCTACTTTTTTTAGCTGTGACAAGCAAGGCCGGATCAATTTGCCGGAGGATCTCCTATTACACTCTGGAATTGAAAAAGAGGCGATCCTTGTAGGGCGTATGGTTAACTTCCGAATTTGGAGCCCTGAAAGATGGGCGAACATCGATCCCAAATCGAACAATGAAGATTTGGGCAAACTAATGAAGCGAGCTAACTGGTAGAGGAGGGGTCCACGCATGATAAAGAGACGAAACTCAATAATTTTATCGATCTTCGGATTTACTTCCGACCGCCTAAGTCGAGGTGATGGGATAGGTCGACTCCAGCTTTTTGGAATGAGTGGGACCTTCGGCCACGGAGTTGAGCACCACCGCGACAATTGGGAGATTGGTGATCCGGCTCCTGACAAAGTGACGGTTCGTAAGAGCATGAAAGACCTGGCCAACCAACGGAGGTCCGAAGCGAGCGATCGAATTACTGAGCAGAGGGAAAAAGGCTTCTATGATTTCAAATTTAGATAGCTTCCTTTCAAACGCGCCGATGGAGGGTCACGTTCCAGTACTTTCGCAAGAAACGCTGACTTTTCTCGATCCCAAAGGCGGAGGGGTCTATCTGGACTGCACCTTCGGTGGTGGAGGCCACACGCGGATGATCCTAGAAGCGGCCGACACAAGCGTTGTTGCTCTGGATCAAGACCCGCAAGCAATCGAGCGAGCGGATCAATTTACTCAAGAATTTGGCGACCGATTTCAGTTTCGCCGCATGAATTTCGCAAATCTGGAGAATTTAGAAGAGGGGCCCTTCGACGGCATCCTATTTGACTTTGGAGTCTCCTCTTTTCAACTCGATCAGTTAGATCGTGGCTTTTCCTTTAGAGGAGAAGCTCCCCTTGATATGCGAATGAATCCCGAAACGGGGATTTCAGCTGCTGACTGGCTCGCGTCTGCGAGTCGGCGAGAGCTGATACAAGCAATCCGCGCTTACGGAGAAGAAAAAAACTGGCGGCGCATCGTCGACGCTATCATCGAAGCCAGGACCCAGTCACCACTCAAAGCCACCCAAGACCTGTCGGAACTTATCCTATCCTGCACTCCGGCAAGGCTGCGTTTTGCTTCGAAAATCCATCCCGCTACGAAAACCTTCCAAGGGATTCGAATAGCGGTTAATAACGAGATCGATGTCATCGAAGTCGGACTCCCAGCTGCGTTCAAGCGGTTAAAGCCAAACGGCAGATTGTGTGTGATTAGCTTTCATTCGTTGGAAGATCGAATCGCAAAGAATCTGTTTCGGCGATGGGCGGGACGACCGGAGCCGGGAGATAATCGGCCCCAAGACATGCGTGAAGTAAAGGCGGAGTTGCTTACCCGCCGCCCAGCAGTAGCCGGTGATGCGGAAGTCGCGGTAAATTCGCGGAGTAGATCCGCGAAACTCAGAGTGCTAAGGAAGGCGGAGTCGTGAGGCATAATAACCACCAACACAATAAGGAGTAGCAGGATAATGAATAACAGTATTACACTTAAAGAAGCGCTGAATCGTCAATTCGTGGCCTTGACCATACATTTGCCATTGGAAAGTGGCGCATTTGAATACAAAAGAAGCGAGGCAATCGGCTCGAATAAACCATCAATTTCGTTCAAGTCATTCGATAGAGCGTATCCGGTGTTTCAGGATTCGTCTTCGTCGACTTTGGAAGCCAGATGAATCGGAAATCAAATAATTCCCGCAAGGCTAATCGAATTCTGAATCGCCTGATTCTTTATTCCTTGACCTCACTAGCCCTCGTCGGAGGGTTCGGCGTTTTGACCGTTTGGATGCGGCACCAGACGTCGCAAACGGCGAACCGGCTTCACGCGATCGAGCAAAAGATTGTAGAAGAGCGTCGATCGCTTTCCCAATTAGATGTCCAACTGGCGATAGCGATGTCGACAGATCGGCTCATGGACTTGAATCGAAAACTCAATCTGGATCTTCGGGAACCCGTTTATACTCAGATTGTACACGTAACGGAGAACGTTGAATCGCGGTTGTACGAAAAGAGCGCGAATAGCGTTTTCACCGCATCCCTTTCTACAGGTAATTAGTGGCTAATGGCGAAGAGCTTTGCTCCAAGAATAAGATTCTGGACGCTCGCTTTGTGTATGCTTTTTGGATACGGGGCGATAGGGTATCGCCTAGTCAAATTGCACGTAGTTGATGCCCCTCGACTGACCAAGGAATTGCAAAACAGCCGGTATCGGGTGATTCCTCTAAATTCGAGAAGAGGGGATATTTTCACCTATGATCTCAATGGTGGAAAGGAATTGTTTGCTACCAGTCAAACGCTGCTGGAAGTAGGAATTGACCCTACACTGTTGCAGGAAAAGGACTTGGGTAAGCTTTCCAAGCTAAGTCTGCTGCTGGGGAAGGAACTATGGGATGTAGAAAAAGGGTTCGGCGTAGTTGAAAACCGATTGCCTGAGAGTCAAAAATCTGGTCGAGAAAGATGGCGGTTATTGGCGAGGAGGATTGACGAAGCAACCTACCAGAAAATCGTAGATTTAGAGATCTCCGGGTTGTATGGAACGCGGAAATACGAGCGGGTATATCCTAAGAAATCGCTAGCTTCCCATGTGGTCGGACTCGTTCGGCGGGATGGCGAATCCGTATTCGGGATAGAGAAAGAGTTTGATTTCTACCTGAGTGGGCAGCGTGGCTGGCGTGAGTCAGAAGTTACGGCAGGCCAGGAAATGGCGCAATTTAGAAGACGTTATGTCCCAGCGAGGGACGGTATGAGCCTGGCCTTGTCGATTGACTCGTATGTGCAGCACCAGATCGAGGCGGAACTCTATCTAATAGCGCAAGAGTACCAGCCAGAATCAGCGTGTATCATTGTTTCCGATCCGTATAGCGGATTCCTGTTAGGTCTCGCAAATTACCCGACGTTTGATCCTAACCACTACACAAAATTCGATCAATCGAACCATAAGAATCGAGCGATGACTGATCCGATCGAACCAGGTTCAACCTTTAAGATCGTTGCCGCGAGCGCTGCTTTGGAGGAGAACGTGGTAGATATTCAATCGGAGTTTGACTGTTCGCTTCCGACACTGAGGATGCCAAATGGGTATGTCGCAAAACTGCCAAAAGACTGGAAGACTTTTGGGGTTCTCTCGGTCGAGGGAATCGTTACCTATTCGTCGAATCGCGGGGCTGCCCACTTAGGAACGCTTGTGGGCTCAGAAAAGTTCTACGAGTATGTAAGAAGATTTGGATTTGGCGAAAAGACAGGCCTGGACATTGGAATTGAATCCAGAGGGATTCTTCACCCCGTTCGGAATTGGGATGGGCTGACGCTTTCACGAATGACGATGGGCCACGCCATATCGGCGACACCCTTGCAGATTCATTACGCTATGGCGTCGGTGGCAAATGGAGGTTTGCTAATGCGTTCTCAAGTGGTTTCCCGGATATTGGATACTGAAAACAAGGAGGCGGTGACCTATGGCCCGATGGTGAAGCGCCGCGTCATTTCAAGTGAAACGGCCAAGACCCTGTCTCAGCTTCTCGTTAAGACCGCTTCCCCTGGAGGGACGGCCCATGGGGCGTTTATTTCGGGCTATCGTGTTGCCGGGAAAACGGGTACCGCGCAAAAGATCGTTGATGGGCGGTACTCTTCCCATCATCACGTCGGCTCATTTTCCGGATTTTTCCCTGCAGATGACCCCAGTGTGGTAATTACTGTGATTGTTGACGGATCAAGGACCGACATGCCGGTGTCAGGAAGTGGAACGGCTGTGCCCTCTTTCAGGCGCATATCAGAGAAGCTGATTCCCTACTATGCGATATCACCTAGAGAAGAGAGCTCAGCCTTTGCGCTGAGTGGGAGACCAACTTCGGTGGAAACAAGCAATTGATTCTAGGGAGATGGGCAAATTGAGAAGCCGACCGACAATGGAACAATATAAGATTGGGTGTCGAATGGAAAGACTGAAGAAAATGAGTGGCAGCGGGAAGAGCCTAAGTAAGTTGATAAAGAAAAGTGGGGCCAAATTAAAGCGCGGTTCTCCTGACCCTATTGTGACTCGACTGGTGATCGACAGTAGACGTGTTACGCCTGGGAGCCTGTTTTTCGCTCTTCCTGGACTCAGGCAGGATGGCAGCGCGTTTATTGACGAGGCTCTTCGAAGAGGGGCTGTCGGTGTCGTCTCGAGCGAGCCTCGACGGTTCGGGAATTCGAAAGCGGTATTTGTCCAAGCGGATGATCCGCGTCTGACTTTAGCAAAGGTAGCGAGGCGTTTTTTTGGCAAGCCTGACAAGGATATCGATTTATTTGGAATAACGGCTACGAATGGGAAAACTACGGTATCCTATTTGGCGAAACACTTCCTTTCCCTCGATGGCGTAAAAACGGGATGCCTGGGGACTATTGGGTATGACCTGGTCGATCGAGTCCTCCCTTCGTTTCGAACAACTCCCGAGGCACATGAGTTGTGCGAACTGCTTTCGCAGATGAGGGATTTCGGCTGTACCCGTGCCGTCATGGAAGTCAGCTCGCATGGAATCGACCAACTCAGGATAGCAGAGCTGAAATTTAAAGTAGGGGTCTTTCTGAATCTGACTCGTGACCATTTAGACTATCATGGGGACATGGAGAACTATTTCGCGGTCAAAAGACGCTTCATTGATGGAGAGATTGGCACTGTACCCAAAAAATTAGTATTGAACGTAGATGACACTTATGGTCGTCGTCTAGCGGACGAGCATAAAGAGGAGTCCACTATTACTTTTGGCACATCCAAACAGGCACGGCTTAGGGCTACGGATATTGAATTAGCTCCGGACGGAGCGACTTTCACGCTGGAATGGGACGGCAAACGGTATCTCGTCAACTCGCCTCTTATCGGGCTATACAATGTGAGCAATACCTTGGCCGCTCTTTCAATGGCTGTTCTAGGAGACGTTCCGGTCGAGAAATGTATTGGTAGTTTGAATTCGTTTGGAGGAATTCCGGGAAGAATGGAACGCGTCATTACCGGGCAGCCTTTTGAAGTTGTAGTGGACTATGCTCATACTGGAAATGCCTTGGAAAACGCCTTGAAAATGCTTCAAGAGATCACTCCTGGAAAGGTAAAAGTCGTCTTTGGATGTGGCGGAGATCGCGATCGTGGAAAACGGGTCGAGATGACGAAAGTTTCCACGGAATTGGCAGACTATTGCTGGGCCACAACCGATAATCCGCGTTCGGAGGTGCAAGAGCAAATATTTGATGATATGCGGGAAGGGATATCGGATCACTCGAAGATTGAATTTGTATTGGATCGTAGAAGGGCAATCGAATTGGCTCTGAAAAGCGCTGATCCGGGAGATTGTGTTTTGATTGCGGGAAAGGGACATGAGCCTTTTCAGGAATACGGTGACACCGTGGTTCCTTTCGATGACAGAAAGGTTGCAAGGGAGTTGTTGGAGTCGATGAAATTGGGTGGACGAATCTGAAATGGTAGGATTGGACGGAAGCGATCTCTTGAGATGGAGTAACGGAGAGTGGTTGGGCGAACCGCCTTTAAAGTCCATCAAAGGATTTGCGTACGATACGAGACTTTTGAAAAAAGGAGATCTTTTTGTAGCTTTTAAAACGAACCAAAGAGATGGGCATGATTTTCTTGCAGATGCGCGGGCTAAGGGTGCAATAGGGGCAATCGTTCAGAAAAAAATGGAGTTCAGCAGACGCTTTCCCTTGTTGTGCGTAGACGACACATTAAAGGCTTTTCAGGCGATTGCTCAAGGATTTCGCGAAACGTGGAATTTCCCTGTGGTGGCGATTACGGGAAGCTGTGGCAAAACAACTACTAAGGAACTGCTTTGCCATTTGCTGGGAGGATTTCCTGTGGCCCAAGGAACCAGAGGCAATCTCAACAATTTGATTGGAGTGCCGTCTACCCTGCTTGAAATCAACTCAAATGAATGTCGCTTTGCCGTTATTGAGGCAGGGATAAGCGAGCGAGGGGAAATGAAGACTCTCGTGGATACAATCAATCCCGATCGAGTGATTTTTACTGCGATTGGGCCTTCTCATTTGGAGGGGCTCGGCTCAGTGGAAGGTGTTGCGAGAGAGAAGGGTATACTTGCGCGTAAGGCCAGGACGAAAACGGTTTACCTCGGAGAGACCTGTCGACTGTATCGGGAACACTTGAATGCCGAAGAAGGTATTTTCGTCTTAGAATCAGAATCGTCAGTTGGCCCATCGGGATGGAATTATCAAATCGAGAACGTAGGATCCGGTATGCGATTGAGTTTTGGACACAGGGATGAATCCTACTTTGTAGAGGGAACAGGACGAGGATTGGCATCGAATGCCGCTCTGGCCATTGCGGTTTCTAGGAGTTTTGATGTTTCTCCCGAAAGTGTCCAGGAGCGATTGGCAAAATGGAAGCCTAGCGGGATGAGAGGCGAGTGGATCGAAGTAGGGGAATCCCGAGTGTATTTGGATTGCTACAACGCCAATCCATTGTCCATGCTCGATTCCCTCAATAATTTCAGAACCCTTGCGGAACCAGCTGAAAATAGGCTGTATGTCATCGGCAGTATGGAAGAATTGGGTTCCGAGTCAGAAGAATGGCATAAGCGGCTTGGTTCCGAGCTTTGCTTGAGACCGCGTGACAGGGCCTATCTAATTGGGAAGGGATCGGACTGGGTTTTAGAGGGAATTCAAGTTTCCAATAGGTCGAGGGGACACGTAGAAAAACTCGAAAGCCTAGAAACATTGAAGCGAGTTCTGGCAGAATTTGAAGGAGATGTCTTTTTGAAAGGAAGCCGCAAATATCGACTTGAGACAGTGATGGAGTACCTTCCAAAAATAGCTGTCGATGAAAGGACTCCATGCTAAGCTACCTATCCCAGTACGAGGAAGTTTTTGGTCCTCTGCGACTCTTGCGGTTTCTGACCCTGCGAATGCTATTTGCAGCGGGGACAGCGTTATTTATTGGATACATCTTAGGGCCTTGGTTGATCGGACTTTTGGGAAGGCTTAGTTTTCAGCAAAGCTTTCGCGATGAATCAGAGGTGGGAAAGCTGGCAGAGTTGCATTTGGGCAAGAAGAACACGCCGACTATGGGGGGACTTCTGATATTCGTCTCGGTCAGCGTGAGCGTTTTGCTATGGGCCCAATTTAATGTTTGGACTCTGACAGCTCTCTTCGTCTACACCAGTTTAACGTCGCTAGGCTTCCTCGATGACTACCTGAAGGTTTCGAAGCGCAACAGCAAAGGGTTCCCGTCGAGAGGGAAACTGATTTGGCAAGGCCTGACCGCTGCCGCTACCTTAGTTATTCTCCTTAACAACCCGATGAGTGTGGACAAAGTTCAGGAGCTTTGGCTGCCATTCGTTAAGAATGCGGTGATGACTCAGATGCCCTTGTGGGCATTGTTCGGGTTTCTGTTTCTGGTTCTAGTTGGGGCGAGCAATGCCATAAACGTTACTGACGGAGTAGACGGATTGGCGATAGGGTGCACTATTACAGTGGCTATTGTCTACTCGATTATGGCGTATGCAGCAGGCAATTTCATCATTTCAGAATACCTGCTTATCTCTCATGTGCCTGGGGTGGGCGAATTGGGTATCATTTGTGCTGCGATTGTAGGGGGCGGATTGGCTTTTCTTTGGTACAATGCCCATCCCGCTGAGATATTCATGGGGGATACGGGATCGCTGGCTTTAGGAGGATTAGTCGGTGTGATCGCATTTATGACTCATCAAGCGGTAACTCTCATACTTGTTGGGGGTATTTTCGTTATGGAGACGGTGTCTGTCATCCTGCAGGTAATGTCATTCAAGAGTACCGGGAAACGGATTTTTAGAATGGCTCCCATTCATCACCATTTTGAGCTTAAAGGCTGGGCTGAAACTAAGGTGGTAATCCGGTTTTGGATACTTTCTCTAATTTTCGCGTTTGCAGGTTTGGCGACTTTGAAAATCCGATGAGTCTACTGACCGCACAGCTCCCTGAATGGCTTGAGACCTGTCTAGATTCGCAGGTGGCTATTTTAGGCTCGGGCAAAAGTGGGATAGGAGTGAAAGCCCTGATCGAGAAATTGGGAGGGAATGCTCTCCTCTATGATGAAGGAGAGCATGTGGGAGAAGAGAGACTGTTTGACGATTCTTCGGCTACAGCTGCCGGTTTAGTTGTTTGTAGTCCCGGGTTTCAACGTGATCACGTGTGGATCGAGCGAGCGCGACAGAATGGCTGCCGCGTAATTCCCGAGTTTGACCTGGGAGCGTCGCTCTGGCAGGGCCCATTGATTGCGGTGACGGGAACGAACGGTAAAACGACACTGACCTCATTCTTGCAAGAGGCATTCTCCCATACGGGGATTGAATCCTTTGCGGTTGGCAATATTGGAAAGCCGCTCTGCGGACTGTTGGCGGAGGATTGCAATCCAGAGGCAATTGCGGTTTGTGAGATCAGTTCTTTCCAGTCTGAGCAGATCGGAGAGTTGAAGGCGGATCATGTGCTATGGACCAATTTCGACCAAGATCACCTGGATCGACATGGTTCGATGCCAGCGTACTTCAGGAGTAAATACAGACTGGTTGCCAACGCCAGGAACGATTCGCTGTTTGTGGATTCCTCGGTTTATGACTATGGATTTGGAATCGGGCTGGATCTGCCTAAAGCGGCAATCGTTACATCGAATCATAGTGCAGCGGAATTGGGTTTGAGAGGTAGCGTTTTTGAGACTGAACCCGAGAAAAGCACCTACTTGATGGCGCGCGCATTGTGGTTATCCCTTGAGCTTGATGAGAGTTTGCTTGTAGAGGCAGCCCACCTTTTTGAGAAGGCGCCGCACCGGATGCAATACTTGGGTGAGAAGGAGGGAATTCGTTTTTGGGACGATTCCAAAGCGACGAATTTTCATGCGGTTTTGGGTGGTTTGAAACGTTTTGAGAAGCCGGTTGTTTGGCTGGGAGGGGGCGAGAGCAAAGGTGGTGACATCGAGGATTTTGCCAGACGCATTGCACCCAAGTTAAAATACGCCTCGCTCATTGGAAAGACGGCGATCCAATTGAGCAAAGCGTTGAACCGTGATCGCATCGAAACAACTATTCACGATTCTTTGGAGGAAGCGGTCTCAAAGGCGTTTGCAACTGCCGCGCTCGAAGATAATATCGTCTTTAGCCCTGGCTTTGCGAGTTTCGATATGTTTGAAAATTACGTACAAAGAGGTGAGGCGTTTCGAAAGGCTATTGACTGTTTATAAGGAGAGAGGAGCATAAGAAATGTTAGGACCTGGTGAGAAAGAGATTAAGATGAAATTATTGCGAATCGGAGTCATTGCGGGGGCCCATGTGATCGTTATCGCGATCCTCTACTTGATGAGTGGGTTTGGAAACAGTGGATTGAAAGACAGTAGAGTGTCGGCAGCCGGCGCCAACGGTATAGTAAATTGGTCTAGCGAAGATCCGAATGCTCTTGCTCCCACCGTTAGCGGCACTGGTTTTGATTCGAAAGCCAGTGAATTGACCGGGTTCAATGCGGGTGATGGAAGCTCTGTCAATCGGGCAACGCTTCCCGAGATCTCAAGTAAGCAGAGATTCGAGCCGAGACGTCCGGGGGGATCGGAAAAAGCCAGTCCCCCAGCATCGACTCCTTCGAGAGGAAATGTTGATAGTGGTGTTCTAACGCCTATAGGTCGTAGTCCTGCAGAAGGAAGTGGGGCGGGACAGCCGCAAAACATAATAGCCCCAAGCAGCACGTCGCAGTTTATCCGATATGCAGTGCGAAGTGGGGACAGTATTTGGGGAATAACGCAGAAGTTTGGCGTTTCACAAAGCCAGCTCCAGTTCATGAATCCAGGATTGACAGTAAATATTCAGCCAGGACAAGTTCTCAATGTTCCTAGGTCGGGTCAGGCTCCTGAACCGATAAGTGGTTCAGCCCAACCGGCATCGGTTGTCGATGGGAGTATTTACGTGGTGAAAAGCGGCGATGCTCTTTCCCGGATTGCTGCGAACCAGGGAGTTACGTTGAGCGCGCTTCGAGCAGCTAACAACTTGAGCGGCGACTTGATCAGAGTGGGTCAAAAACTCGTAATCCCAAATGGACGCAAGTCGAGTATTGCTTCAAGCCCCTTGAGGAAGCAGGGGCTCCAGATCGTGGTTGCACCAGGTGACACCGTGTCTTCGATTGCCATCGGGTACAATGTTTCGGCCAAAGACCTGATTCTGCATAATGACATTCAAAACCCAGCCCGAATTAATCCCGGGCAAACGCTTTTCATCCCAAGTAGCCTTTCTAACAGGCCTCGTTCATCGCCGCCTCCGGTTGTTGTCGAAAAGAGAGACCCTGTGCCTACGCTAAGTATAATACCAGAAGATGCGCCGCTGATTCTTCCTGATGAAGACGACTTCCTTCAGGACGAAGGTTGGATTGAGCAACCAGTTATCCAAATAGAGAATTAACGGTATCCGGTTTTATTGGTATATGGCGAAGCGGAAGACGAAAGCGGTCCATACTGGGCATCATGGGGTTCTAAATCCTGCTGTTGCGATCGTTGTGTGCGTCTTCGCTTTGGCGATGCTTGGTGTGTCCGTTTTGTTTAGCGCGAGTCTTCCGATCGATATTAATAACCCCTATCAGATAATTGAGAAACAAATGATGTGGATGGGCATCACTTTCGTAGCTGGACTGATGG
Coding sequences within it:
- a CDS encoding HAD-IA family hydrolase, translated to MSNLVEAISFDAAGTLLFPKPSVGVIYQEVLAAHELVLDSHQLEQAFQASFKKVKKDPSILEPEIRERAYWKTVVAESIRRLTSLPDNFETVFAELWQEFAKGSRWRLNEGAFDIFDFLDGQGTPFVLLTNWDARVRSVLLDHGLQDRFSYLFISCEIGSEKPDRGIFDFAANSLSIKPGNILHVGDHYNQDVLGARNAGWMAAHFACANGSTAEDANTVSRLGELCDRFEFA
- a CDS encoding DUF971 domain-containing protein → MIPPKNMQLIGSELAIAWEDGKESYIDSPKLRANSPSASVSGEKDIFGTQYGGEAGKDHSQVEIESWTPVGSYAFRFHFSDGHNTGIYSYDLLRKLGEL
- a CDS encoding division/cell wall cluster transcriptional repressor MraZ, coding for MSSHTRTIYVGQHQRNLDSKSRLAIPSKWRFDGDSDDGYLALPDPSGCILVLPPQQAAKLYDKIEAQQLSDEDAQELQDKVFSQATFFSCDKQGRINLPEDLLLHSGIEKEAILVGRMVNFRIWSPERWANIDPKSNNEDLGKLMKRANW
- the rsmH gene encoding 16S rRNA (cytosine(1402)-N(4))-methyltransferase RsmH; its protein translation is MISNLDSFLSNAPMEGHVPVLSQETLTFLDPKGGGVYLDCTFGGGGHTRMILEAADTSVVALDQDPQAIERADQFTQEFGDRFQFRRMNFANLENLEEGPFDGILFDFGVSSFQLDQLDRGFSFRGEAPLDMRMNPETGISAADWLASASRRELIQAIRAYGEEKNWRRIVDAIIEARTQSPLKATQDLSELILSCTPARLRFASKIHPATKTFQGIRIAVNNEIDVIEVGLPAAFKRLKPNGRLCVISFHSLEDRIAKNLFRRWAGRPEPGDNRPQDMREVKAELLTRRPAVAGDAEVAVNSRSRSAKLRVLRKAES
- a CDS encoding peptidoglycan D,D-transpeptidase FtsI family protein, with translation MAKSFAPRIRFWTLALCMLFGYGAIGYRLVKLHVVDAPRLTKELQNSRYRVIPLNSRRGDIFTYDLNGGKELFATSQTLLEVGIDPTLLQEKDLGKLSKLSLLLGKELWDVEKGFGVVENRLPESQKSGRERWRLLARRIDEATYQKIVDLEISGLYGTRKYERVYPKKSLASHVVGLVRRDGESVFGIEKEFDFYLSGQRGWRESEVTAGQEMAQFRRRYVPARDGMSLALSIDSYVQHQIEAELYLIAQEYQPESACIIVSDPYSGFLLGLANYPTFDPNHYTKFDQSNHKNRAMTDPIEPGSTFKIVAASAALEENVVDIQSEFDCSLPTLRMPNGYVAKLPKDWKTFGVLSVEGIVTYSSNRGAAHLGTLVGSEKFYEYVRRFGFGEKTGLDIGIESRGILHPVRNWDGLTLSRMTMGHAISATPLQIHYAMASVANGGLLMRSQVVSRILDTENKEAVTYGPMVKRRVISSETAKTLSQLLVKTASPGGTAHGAFISGYRVAGKTGTAQKIVDGRYSSHHHVGSFSGFFPADDPSVVITVIVDGSRTDMPVSGSGTAVPSFRRISEKLIPYYAISPREESSAFALSGRPTSVETSN
- a CDS encoding UDP-N-acetylmuramoyl-L-alanyl-D-glutamate--2,6-diaminopimelate ligase; this encodes MEQYKIGCRMERLKKMSGSGKSLSKLIKKSGAKLKRGSPDPIVTRLVIDSRRVTPGSLFFALPGLRQDGSAFIDEALRRGAVGVVSSEPRRFGNSKAVFVQADDPRLTLAKVARRFFGKPDKDIDLFGITATNGKTTVSYLAKHFLSLDGVKTGCLGTIGYDLVDRVLPSFRTTPEAHELCELLSQMRDFGCTRAVMEVSSHGIDQLRIAELKFKVGVFLNLTRDHLDYHGDMENYFAVKRRFIDGEIGTVPKKLVLNVDDTYGRRLADEHKEESTITFGTSKQARLRATDIELAPDGATFTLEWDGKRYLVNSPLIGLYNVSNTLAALSMAVLGDVPVEKCIGSLNSFGGIPGRMERVITGQPFEVVVDYAHTGNALENALKMLQEITPGKVKVVFGCGGDRDRGKRVEMTKVSTELADYCWATTDNPRSEVQEQIFDDMREGISDHSKIEFVLDRRRAIELALKSADPGDCVLIAGKGHEPFQEYGDTVVPFDDRKVARELLESMKLGGRI
- a CDS encoding UDP-N-acetylmuramoyl-tripeptide--D-alanyl-D-alanine ligase, with product MDESEMVGLDGSDLLRWSNGEWLGEPPLKSIKGFAYDTRLLKKGDLFVAFKTNQRDGHDFLADARAKGAIGAIVQKKMEFSRRFPLLCVDDTLKAFQAIAQGFRETWNFPVVAITGSCGKTTTKELLCHLLGGFPVAQGTRGNLNNLIGVPSTLLEINSNECRFAVIEAGISERGEMKTLVDTINPDRVIFTAIGPSHLEGLGSVEGVAREKGILARKARTKTVYLGETCRLYREHLNAEEGIFVLESESSVGPSGWNYQIENVGSGMRLSFGHRDESYFVEGTGRGLASNAALAIAVSRSFDVSPESVQERLAKWKPSGMRGEWIEVGESRVYLDCYNANPLSMLDSLNNFRTLAEPAENRLYVIGSMEELGSESEEWHKRLGSELCLRPRDRAYLIGKGSDWVLEGIQVSNRSRGHVEKLESLETLKRVLAEFEGDVFLKGSRKYRLETVMEYLPKIAVDERTPC
- the mraY gene encoding phospho-N-acetylmuramoyl-pentapeptide-transferase; the protein is MLSYLSQYEEVFGPLRLLRFLTLRMLFAAGTALFIGYILGPWLIGLLGRLSFQQSFRDESEVGKLAELHLGKKNTPTMGGLLIFVSVSVSVLLWAQFNVWTLTALFVYTSLTSLGFLDDYLKVSKRNSKGFPSRGKLIWQGLTAAATLVILLNNPMSVDKVQELWLPFVKNAVMTQMPLWALFGFLFLVLVGASNAINVTDGVDGLAIGCTITVAIVYSIMAYAAGNFIISEYLLISHVPGVGELGIICAAIVGGGLAFLWYNAHPAEIFMGDTGSLALGGLVGVIAFMTHQAVTLILVGGIFVMETVSVILQVMSFKSTGKRIFRMAPIHHHFELKGWAETKVVIRFWILSLIFAFAGLATLKIR
- a CDS encoding Mur ligase family protein, coding for MSLLTAQLPEWLETCLDSQVAILGSGKSGIGVKALIEKLGGNALLYDEGEHVGEERLFDDSSATAAGLVVCSPGFQRDHVWIERARQNGCRVIPEFDLGASLWQGPLIAVTGTNGKTTLTSFLQEAFSHTGIESFAVGNIGKPLCGLLAEDCNPEAIAVCEISSFQSEQIGELKADHVLWTNFDQDHLDRHGSMPAYFRSKYRLVANARNDSLFVDSSVYDYGFGIGLDLPKAAIVTSNHSAAELGLRGSVFETEPEKSTYLMARALWLSLELDESLLVEAAHLFEKAPHRMQYLGEKEGIRFWDDSKATNFHAVLGGLKRFEKPVVWLGGGESKGGDIEDFARRIAPKLKYASLIGKTAIQLSKALNRDRIETTIHDSLEEAVSKAFATAALEDNIVFSPGFASFDMFENYVQRGEAFRKAIDCL